The following are from one region of the Quercus robur chromosome 1, dhQueRobu3.1, whole genome shotgun sequence genome:
- the LOC126715104 gene encoding uncharacterized protein LOC126715104, with amino-acid sequence MCPQSTLNTSRALEGVHGVHVVPHSPFALEETTKDGDFPQSNNRTSIIEVNQSLLMQWVWQHRPACLRPIQGCIQGDQNLSETVANVLTSLPFVALGIQAPRKSMSTKLYANSLIGVGVASSLYHTSRGKLRQYMRWADYTMIATATVCLSRALRDDNPKFLMAASAFLLPVQPLMVSAVHTGMMEVVFAKRAAKDPDLRMAHNVHKMSSLLGGVLFIADDVFPRTPYIHAAWHLAAAVGVGTLNKLLE; translated from the exons ATGTGTCCACAGAGTACATTGAATACAAGTAGAGCCCTAGAGGGCGTCCATGGGGTGCATGTGGTGCCTCATTCACCATTTGCATTGGAAGAGACTACTAAAGATGGAGACTTTCCTCAGTCAAACAATAGAACTTCGATTATTGAAGTGAATCAGAGCCTATTGATGCA ATGGGTATGGCAGCATAGACCAGCCTGTTTGAGGCCCATCCAGGGATGTATTCAAG GTGATCAGAATCTTTCAGAAACAGTGGCTAATGTGCTCACTTCACTTCCTTTTGTAGCTCTTGGAATCCAGGCCCCAAG AAAGAGTATGAGCACTAAGCTGTATGCTAATTCATTAATCGGAGTTGGAGTTGCCTCAAGTTTGTACCACACTTCAAGAGGAAAACTGAGGCAGTATATGAGATGGGCTGATTATACAATGATAGCCACAGCAACAGTA TGTCTATCAAGAGCCCTCAGAGATGACAACCCAAAGTTTTTGATGGCAGCATCAGCATTTCTTCTACCTGTCCAGCCTCTAATGGTTTCGGCTGTTCATACAGGGATGATGGAG GTAGTATTTGCAAAAAGAGCAGCAAAAGATCCAGATTTGAGGATGGCCCACAATGTGCATAAGATGTCATCACTGTTGGGCGGTGTTCTTTTTATTGCTGATGATGTTTTTCCTAGGACTCCATACATTCATGCTGCCTGGCATCTCGCTGCAGCAGTTGGTGTTGGCACCTTGAATAAGCTTCTTGaatag
- the LOC126715113 gene encoding WUSCHEL-related homeobox 1-like — protein sequence MGCGDGKEFNVSNSFTGLKLRPLIPKPMSVSPILTPLYSDSTHYTNLCSLNHHPAYVTQQIETNFNTKPLASSRWNPTPEQILVLQELYQHGTRTPTADQIQQIAAYLRRFGKIEGKNVFYWFQNHKARERQKRRRELASHLQVQQHDCKSLVKKEPVMRRKVYKVEQAKKWAPLLNCRRLIEESALMHRAATAEKISLGWIQFEGRVSQKSRAVERQATSQDKEMAHDLSLREAFPDPEDQRREFKTLKLFPLYGDDQCDCDSNIGVTEEDIKLVPNKTRDKELAPSQYFEFLPLKK from the exons ATGGGTTGTGGTGATGGTAAAGAGTTTAACGTGTCTAACTCATTCACTGGTCTTAAACTTCGACCCCTTATTCCAAAGCCTATGTCAGTCAGTCCAATATTAACCCCTCTTTACTCTGATTCCACTCATTACACCAATCTTTGCTCACTGAATCACCATCCAG CTTATGTAACTCAACAAATTGAGACAAATTTTAACACAAAACCGCTGGCAAGTTCACGGTGGAATCCAACTCCGGAGCAGATACTAGTCCTTCAAGAGTTGTATCAACATGGAACACGAACTCCAACAGCTGATCAGATCCAACAGATTGCAGCATATCTTCGAAGGTTTGGTAAGATTGAAGGGAAGAATGTTTTCTACTGGTTTCAAAATCACAAAGCGAGAGAGAGGCAGAAACGCCGGCGTGAACTGGCTTCACACTTACAAGTGCAACAACATGATTGTAAAAGTCTAGTTAAGAAAGAACCAG TGATGAGGAGGAAAGTTTATAAAGTTGAGCAGGCAAAGAAGTGGGCACCTCTTTTAAACTGCAGAAGACTCATAGAG GAATCTGCTTTGATGCATAGAGCAGCAACAGCAGAGAAAATATCACTTGGGTGGATTCAATTTGAGGGGAGAGTATCACAAAAGAGTAGAGCAGTAGAAAGGCAAGCTACGAGTCAAGATAAGGAGATGGCTCATGATTTGTCATTAAGGGAAGCTTTCCCCGACCCTGAGGATCAAAGAAGAGAGTTTAAAACCCTTAAACTCTTTCCATTATATGGTGATGATCAATGTGATTGTGATTCCAATATTGGTGTCACAGAAGAGGACATCA